In Pecten maximus chromosome 10, xPecMax1.1, whole genome shotgun sequence, one genomic interval encodes:
- the LOC117335995 gene encoding uncharacterized protein LOC117335995, producing the protein MVPEHLKELALGVPDLLQSCKADSTVRKYCYGFLRWRKWANQNHFEEENIFPIKPFHMCIYLSFLVKNNANIGSLSDAMYGVKWAHDIVGKISPTMSLLVRNVFEGAKRLLAKPVKKKQAVTISILQNVYDKVFDKNNLYNQRTITMCLLSYAGFMRSAEVLALRRSDIQIRASHMEIFVEHSKTDVYRDGSWIIVSRICGSRLCPVGNFELYLKLASIVDDSEGFVFRNLTRLNTDTYVLRKLNKPMTYSRFREIFMETFSSVVPDIKKFGLHSLRAGGASAAANAGIPDRLFKRHGRWKSETAKDGYIEDNFRERLNVSRHLNL; encoded by the coding sequence ATGGTACCGGAGCATCTTAAAGAATTAGCTTTGGGGGTCCCCGACCTTCTTCAGAGCTGTAAAGCTGACAGTACGGTTAGAAAGTATTGCTACGGATTCTTACGCTGGCGGAAGTGGGCTAATCAGAATCATTTCGAGGAGGAAAACATCTTTCCCATAAAGCcatttcatatgtgtatatacttatcgtttttggtgaaaaacAATGCAAATATTGGTTCTTTGTCAGATGCTATGTATGGCGTTAAATGGGCGCACGATATAGTGGGGAAAATATCTCCTACGATGTCCCTGTTAGTGAGGAATGTGTTTGAGGGAGCGAAAAGGTTATTAGCTAAACCGGTAAAGAAGAAACAGGCAGTTACTATTTCAATTCTTCAGAATGTTTATGATAaagtttttgataaaaacaatctGTATAATCAGAGAACTATTACTATGTGTTTATTGTCTTATGCAGGTTTCATGAGGAGCGCAGAGGTACTCGCGTTAAGGAGATCAGACATACAGATACGCGCATCCCACATGGAGATTTTCGTGGAGCACTCCAAGACTGATGTATATCGTGATGGTTCGTGGATCATTGTGAGTAGGATATGTGGTTCCCGATTGTGTCCGGTGGGTAATTTCGAATTATATTTGAAGTTAGCATCTATAGTGGATGATTCCGAGGGGTTTGTGTTCAGGAATCTCACTAGGTTGAATACAGATACATATGTGTTAAGAAAGTTAAATAAGCCCATGACATATTCGAGGTTCAGGGAGATTTTTATGGAAACGTTTTCTTCAGTGGTTCCGGATATTAAGAAGTTTGGTTTGCATAGTCTTCGTGCTGGAGGAGCATCAGCCGCAGCTAATGCGGGGATACCGGATAGATTATTCAAACGGCATGGACGATGGAAGTCGGAAACAGCCAAAGATGGCTATATTGAAGACAATTTTCGCGAGCGGTTGAATGTTTCTAGGCATTTAAATCTGTAA
- the LOC117335848 gene encoding 60 kDa SS-A/Ro ribonucleoprotein-like, which produces MEMSLREEALTSDVDSDKWRLQRFLILGSESGAYKSEKKEFVKKDVKCLQRLISLGHGPEVVATIRKTNSAGRCCHRLPVMYALAMCARSADPDTKKAAYAALQEVCPEPTDLLTFVMFSEMVSGGTGWGRAQRRAISDWYNNLEDRPKELAKGVTKTPVNNQWTHRDVMRLSHIKTDSSFIMLVIRYVTKGLIAAKNLPSPVVPTESELWRDIIMYFEIVEETKQFTGSMDIEGKPEIIDKHRLEPCHLSTALLRSTPVWNVLLKHIPLDQVIQNISKIENVSDKKTVLDRLEDKEELQKANVNPFAVVVAMKETEDEDVKKTLGRSFDLCVRNLKPTNKKYSVVIWVGDKIDSDLEGKKSVTARDAISTLAVSIAKASHHDSEIVTYLSEEKMKLVIPDTSTLEYMSKQTRFSDMNTKYTQLVYHVEKSVKSFDAVVIVMYTQDEDFKRRLSKLYSRHRHSQAGNYCQHGLQ; this is translated from the exons ATGGAGATGTCTTTACGTGAGGAAGCATTAACATCGGACGTGGACTCCGACAAATGGCGACTTCAGAGGTTCCTCATTCTAGGTTCAGAAAGTGGTGCTTACAAATCTGAGAAGAAAGAATTCGTCAAAAAGGACGTTAAATGTTTACAAAG GTTGATTTCCCTCGGTCATGGTCCGGAAGTTGTTGCGACCATACGGAAGACTAATTCTGCGGGAAGATGTTGTCATCGTCTACCCGTGATGTACGCACTAGCGATGTGTGCTCGATCAGCAGACCCTGACACAAAGAAAGCTGCTTATGCTGCACTCCAGGAGGTATGTCCCGAGCCCACGGACTTACTTACCTTCGTTATGTTCAGTGAAATGGTGAGTGGGGGAACCGGATGGGGTCGGGCACAACGCCGGGCTATTTCGGACTGGTACAACAACTTAGAGGACAGGCCAAAGGAATTAGCAAAGGGTGTTACGAAAACACCAGTTAACAACCAGTGGACCCACAGAGATGTAATGAGGTTGTCGCATATCAAAACGGATTCTTCATTCATCATGCTAGTTATACGATATGTCACAAAAGGTCTTATCGCAGCAAAGAACTTACCATCACCAGTTGTCCCTACTGAATCCGAACTATGGCGGGACATCATAATGTATTTCGAAATAGTTGAGGAAACGAAACAATTTACTGGAAGCATGGATATCGAAGGAAAGCCTGAAATCATCGATAAACATCGGCTAGAACCCTGTCATTTGTCTACAGCTCTTCTCCGTTCGACACCTGTATGGAATGTTTTACTGAAGCACATTCCTCTTGATCAGGTCATTCAGAATATTTCGAAGATAGAGAACGTTTCTGACAAGAAAACAGTTTTAGACCGTTTGGAAGACAAGGAAGAGCTTCAAAAGGCAAACGTGAACCCATTCGCAGTCGTGGTTGCTATGAAAGAAACAGAAGATGAAGATGTGAAGAAAACTTTAGGACGATCATTTGACCTTTGCGTCCGAAACCTAAAACCTACCAACAAGAAATACTCTGTGGTCATATGGGTTGGTGACAAAATAGATTCTGATCTGGAGGGAAAGAAGTCGGTGACTGCAAGGGATGCCATATCTACGTTAGCGGTTTCTATTGCAAAAGCATCACATCACGACTCCGAAATCGTAACGTACTTGTCTGAGGAAAAGATGAAACTGGTTATCCCTGACACAAGCACTCTCGAATACATGTCCAAACAGACACGCTTCAGTGACATGAATACGAAATACACCCAGCTTGTGTATCACGTAGAAAAATCCGTGAAGTCATTCGATGCCGTAGTAATAGTGATGTATACCCAAGATGAGGATTTCAAACGAAGATTATCCAAGCTATATTCACGACACCGACACAGTCAGGCTGGTAATTATTGTCAACATGGTCTCCAGTGA
- the LOC117336001 gene encoding uncharacterized protein LOC117336001, with protein MVFNTRNASRGLEQWMKVDRLLGSLIMNMYQMTPLWSQPGYQVLFSSAFEANKVWFAVTDRNIYTGNKEYPFFLVPLRDSVPFSLLAETEVVPNHDPTPLGEFGPFLSQDVVQIDLSGLALGSMVYVLAIHASTQNSGVAVQEFYKLLYSTDVCNTEDRVTYRRQDGMILVRIETFTGDRTA; from the exons ATGGTGTTTAACACACGAAATGCGTCCAGGGGGTTGGAACAGTGGATGAAGGTAGATCGGCTGCTCGGCTCGCTCATCATGAATATGTACCAGATGACCCCATTGTGGAG CCAACCCGGATACCAGGTTCTGTTCTCCTCGGCGTTTGAAGCGAATAAGGTGTGGTTTGCTGTGACGGATAGAAACATCTATACGGGAAACAAGGAGTATCCTTTCTTCCTAGTCCCTCTTCGGGATTCTGTACCGTTCTCTCTTCTGGCTG AGACCGAAGTGGTACCAAACCATGATCCAACCCCGCTAGGTGAATTCGGACCTTTCCTGTCTCAGGACGTAGTACAG ATCGACCTGAGTGGACTTGCGTTGGGAAGCATGGTGTACGTGCTTGCTATTCATGCCAGTACACAGAACTCCGGAGTAGCTGTACAAGAGTTTTACAAATTGTTGTACAGTACGGACGTGTGCAACACAGAGGACAGAGTAACCTACCGGCGACAGGACGGTATGATTCTGGTACGTATAGAGACATTTACCGGCGACAGGACGGCATGA